DNA from Colletotrichum higginsianum IMI 349063 chromosome 7 map unlocalized unitig_7, whole genome shotgun sequence:
GACCTTGACTCCATCGGTACCAtcatctccttctcggcaACGCTCCTCTGGATCAGCCTGCCCCGGCAGGGCATCTACCCGACccgcgccgagaaggccgacTACCTCGCTCTCTGGCGCTGGGTCGCCCACGTCATGGGCACGCCGACCGACACCTTCGCATCCGAGACCCGCGCGCGCGCCATGATGGAGTCCCTCATGGTATCCGAGATCGAGCCGTCCGACACGTCGCGCGTGCTCGCCAACAACGTTCTCACGGCGCTGTGCAACCAGCCGCCATCGTATGCCTCGCGCGagttcctcgccgccgagacctACTGGCTCAACGGATCTAggctcgcgcgcgcgctggCCGTCGAGAGGCCGCCTTTGCGCTACTTCCTACTCGTCGCCGGGCAGTGCATATTCTTCATGACCGTGTCCTACGCCCGCCGTCTGTTCCCGAACTGGGACAGGTCGCTGAATGAGGTATGAATGAACGTGTCGcacccccctctcccttttCCCCACCGCGCCTCTCGGGTTTCCCAACGACGGGCTTCTGCTAATGACCGCGTAGAAACTCCAAAAAGCCCTGTTCGGCATGGTAGTCCACAAGACTGAGATAGgtgccctcggcgaggagacAAAGTTCGAGTTCAAGTATATCCCGACCCTGGACGTCACGTCCACCGAAGCCGACGCCCGGCCCGACCACCTTGCCCGGTACGCAAAGggccccgccgccgggatgagcatccgccgccgcctgcagTTTGCCGAATGGCGGAGCCTGGCCGTGCTCCTCCTAGccgtagccgccgccggtcttCTCGCTTGGCTGGGCATCCGGAGTGCCTCGGTGTTGTTCAGGACGCTTGCCGGGATGACTCCGCTGGATCTGTGAGACGATCGCGGGCAGTCATGCTTGTTGACGTGTGTCACAGCACGTGAAACCAGGGGAAACATACCGGTTGAATAGCAAGGGCAGCAGGCCAATCCCGATCGGCTTTGACCCGGTACCCATCCGTCCCCCGGACTCGTTCTCGCGGCGTCGATCGTTGTATCTGAAAATCAAACAACCCGGGCTGGAACGGGGGTTCTCTCTGTGTGCCACTTTCCAAAAGTGGGCTATGCTGGAACGACCAACACCGCGGCATGAACGTCTCTGCCGCAGGTTTTGTTGGCAAAAAGAATCATACAACACAGATCATCCACTGAAACGACCATAGTCCGTATGACTTTCGAAGTTGACGATCAAGGTTATTTGTTTCGCTCTTTCGCGAAAGGGGAATCTAGTATACAAAAAATAAACCTGTGCTAGTTTGCAGCACGATAGAAAGAAAGCTTTTTTACCCTGGCTCGATAGCCATCGGAGACGACGGTGCACAAGTGTCGTCCCCGCCATAATACTAATCCTCCCCTAATCCTGCTCGGCGAGTGCGCCGTTGCTTTGTCCTCAAAACGCCGTCGCAAAACCCATGTGAAGATGCTATATGCGTGCCAGAAGCCCATGTCACCATGTTCCATATCGTATCCCCAACGCCCTAACGAAATCGCTCTTGGAAGAAACACACTCTCATGGCTTATGCGTGATGCATCAACTCAACCGGCGGGCGGGAGGTATGCGCCATGATGGGTTTTTGGTTGTCGATAGGGCTGAACTCCATAGGCTCGTCGGTCATGTCCTCAAGGCAGATGGCGGGGAGATCGGGGCTCGCGCCGTTGACATCGGGCTGGTAGAGCAGAGTAGAGCTCCTGCTGCGGGTTTGGCGAGAGCCGTCGATGGGGCTGATGGGGGTCTCGATGCCGGTAGGACGGTGGTGAAGCTTAGCCAGAGCGTCGGCGAGATCCTCGGCGTGAACCATCTTGTTAGGAGCGTCCTCGAGCTTCATCTCCCAACCGTggggaggcgaaggagggggcgagatgaagaagagcttGCCGGCGTCCGGAAGGGCGAGGTGGCGATCGGTGACCTCGACGGGGGTGGGTTGGCCGAAGTAAACGCGGACGCGCTCGCCcatgacggcctcgccgtcccaGATGCGACGCACGGCGATAGCGTCGTcctcggagaagaaggagacaACGATGCGGCGGAACGACTTGAGCGGGGCCCACGAGTGAATGGGTGCCGTCTTGAGAACAAGGTCGCGAATGGTCTGGAGGTTGTCGGGGCGGAAGATAGAGGTATCGTTGAGGTTTGTGAATAGTAGGGTGTTTgtgggcggcgtcggctggACCAGAGGCGGCAGGGAGGAAAGATCGAGAGAGAGCGACTTGGACGAGCTGGTCGAACGCCTCGAGAAGATAGGGCGGGTATCTGACTTAGGCGACTCCATTGTGAATAGTCGTGTGTGggatgtggtggtggttgggTTGATTggagtggtggtggcgggTGCAAGAAGGCGACGGCTGTTGTTGCTCTTTTGGTGTTGCTTTGCTACGCCGAATGATGTAGTGGACTTGTTTTATCTGCCGTGGACGGGTCTGCGATATGGTTGTGAATGTGACTTGTTTTGTTTGGTGCTGGAAGCTGGATGAGAGGACGATGCCGGTGGTTGGCGGGCGACGGTCTTGGTTATATGTTTGGGCGTGCCAGTGTGCAGGGTGGCTTGGCTATCGCTCCTGGGCGACTACTGGGGCCTGGTGGAgcgtgggtgtgtgtgcgtggGATGGCTGAGTGGTGGAAGGAGAGGGATGGGGGTGCAGATAGGGTGCATTGCCCCACTAGACCAAAGTGAGTTGCGGTGGATGAAGGGGGGGCGTGTCTGGTGTCTGTCTGACTGTCTGGTCTGTGTGATGAAACGGCAACACCACACGGGCTCGCGGGCCCGTTTGAAGTTTCGCCGCCTTGGAACGCCTGCCGTCCCTTATCCGTTTCCCTCGCAGTTGGCAGTCAGTCACGCAGTGGGAGTGGAAAGCTCACCAACGAGGTAAGGCGCGTGGGTTTGCCAAGGCGCATTGGCGCAGAGTGAGGGACCGTCGAGGGATCAGACGAGAGGACAGGTACCGTCAAGAATGAGCGGCAACATACATACACTACACTATTGGCACAGAGCCACACGCACATACAGAGTGAGAAAGAGGGCGGTAAGCAAGCACAGAGCGCAAAGCGTACATGGCACCGAGCATCCTCCATCCTCCAGCAGGAAGAGTCAGGAACCAACACCATTTGTGACCCGACTGGGGCTgtgcaaaaaaaaaaaaaaaatatGAAAAGCGAAAAAGAAGGGCAAAGCCAACCAGAAAATTTCGACTGCTGTGGTTCGTCTCCCGCCTCACCAGGCTTGGCGTCCTGTTGCAAGCAGCGCGCGTAGCAGAGTACCGGCTCGTTATCGGTTGGGGATACTGCCAAGACACATGCCCGTTCCCTCTATCCATAGGCTCTGATGGAATTGTTCCATGAcggactggactggactggactggactgggtTGAACTCGGGGGCGGCTGCATCTCCCTCCGTCTTGCGTCTTGGAGGCTTGGACGAATCGACAGGCCTCTTGGTCCGCTCGTCCCCGCTGGAAATCGAATTGTCGAGAATGCCATTCGCCACCCCAGCCATGATTGACACGCGGGACTGTACGCATTTTCCGTGCCTGCTTTACGGATGAGCTAAGCTGGCAAAGGCAGCGCTTCATCCGGTACGTACCGTTTacagccggcggcggtgtcaTTCTCAGTCTCCGCCGCGCCTCAATTGCTCATTTCCACCGTGACGACTTTACGGTACGCCGCGAGGGCGGTGCTGCCGTTCCATCCATGGTCGGTTAAACCCTCACCTCTCTTCGCCTCCCGCAGGCCTCCCCCCATGCAATCGCCGTGGTTCCCCCACACGCCCAGCTGTTCTCAATGACGGCAGAGCGCCCAGGGCGCGAACAACTTCACTCGACAGCTGGGAAACAGCGCCTCGCCCCGCTAACTGGCCGCAGCGATAATACTTTCCCTAACCCAATGCTCGATTCTGTCAGCCGTGGGCGTCTCTTTCGCCTCGTGACTTCAACCCTGGATCCCTCTTCTTacccgtccgtccgtcgCCGAACACGCGAGAGACAGCACAGCAGACACGAGAGACAAGCACCAGCGCTGATGCCGCCTGTGGCTGACCATTGGACGTGCGCCCTCGTGCCGCCTCCCGAGGTCTTGGTCTCGGGGTCTTGAGATTCCTCCGGCCCTAGCATCCATCGCATATGCAACCAACCGTCCATAGAGACACTCCTGCAGCACGAATCAACCTGGGCCCAGTCTGGACTCGGGCATACTCCGAGAATCAATGTTACCTACAGATACAGACACAGAACTCTTTGAGTTGTCATTCGACAACTTTCAACTCGACAACAGTACTCCCCGCTCTTGCGCTATCGCGCCTGAGACTACTATGTAAAAGCCTTCAGGGGTCCCGAGTCGAGTCCCCACAACGGCAAGTCCCTGGACGGCGCAATGGAGAGACGGGGCTGGGGCTGTGCAAAAGAAATCAGTGTCTTCGCAGTTCACACGACAGTTTGCCTTTGCAATCAATGGCTTGGCCATTTGATCACTCGCTGTATCCACGACACTTGGGGTTTGCGGGTTGCCGCCAGGGCTAGGGGCAGCGCCTCCTGGAACCACCTGGAGGGCTACCTCAACAAGTTTCGCTCTTCTCTCCGATACGATCGGACAAGTTCGGGCCACGATGGCCTGTGAGCGATGAGGGCATGTCGACAGTTGTGTTGGCCTTGGCTTACGATCTCgtcaagccccccccccccgatcAACAGTCATCATCCGGGGCTGGGGCTTGGCAACAGAGGGGAATTTTCTCACGATGCAAAGCCCCCGCGACGACCGCAGCGACGATTGCGCCCAGTCGACAACCAGTCCGCCTCGGTTTTGCGACTTCATGCCATGAATCACCATCCTTCTCCGGAAGAGGAGTGAGGCATCTCGCCGCCCCGTGCGTTGGggggaaggaaaagagagcATCGCGTGAATCGGGCCTGAAAAGCCTCGCATGTCTGAAGTTACTATGCCGACTCAGCCCGCCTACTATCAAGTCAACCCTCGATTTTTGTCTTCGCTCAGCCAGCTCGGGGCAAATTGCATTGAGCCTCAGCCCCCTTTCTACGCCCGCCGCAAACATTCCAAGTCAACACTTCTCTCAATccggccaggccgtcggTTGCAGATATGATTACCATTGTGTTGTCTGCCGCTACTCGCCAAATGTTTCAACTCAATTTCCCGCACGACgcgaaagagaaagagggaaaaaaagacaaaTTCTCCCGAGTGCTACGGATACCGACAGCCGTCAGCGGCTTTTTCCCCATTTGGACATCTAGAAACGAGGCTGTGCAAACTACCAAGACTTTTGACCTGCCAGATTCATGTTTCGCGCTGCAATCGGCTTCCCCAGACACCGTTCTAGGCCAAGACTTGCATTCCTGCGCTCCGCCAGCAGGTGCTGCCACCCACCCCACCCAGCCGTCATTCATGTCCTTCTGACGGGGCGAGATCTGGAAGCCAACTGCACCTGCCACCGGATGCCAGTTGCCCAGTTGGGCTAAGTTGCGCCTTTCGCGAAGAGTCTTGTCCTTCAGCTTGCATGCACTCAATCAACAGCGGTCCACTCGCGCCTGCTCCCTCGCACTCACCAGAGCACATTTGCATTGACTGGGACTGGCAGCTTGACATTCCTCTTCCACTTGTGGGGTTCGGCTCGCGTTTCCCCATTGCCCTGGCTAAAGATTCTGCGTCTCCGGCGCACGGGGCGCCTTGAACCGTAAATCCCACCGTTCCCCGCGACTTCAAGGCAGCTTCCTCGTTCTCGATACGCCTAGCTCTTCACCTTATCTTGCCATACAGCGGGGACTTCCTTGCGGCGAAGACGTTCCTTGCCAACTTGTCTAGAGACCACATCACCTGATAAAGCCGGTCCTGAAGCATGGCAAGCTCATCTCATTTATTTGGTCACATTGCAAGGAACCAGCTTGAGCGCGGGAAATCAGCGTTAATTTGCAACAGTCGATACCTGGTCTGATGCAATCAACGAAGagaacgagagagagagcttgACTAGTGGAGCGTGGCTGTGCCCAactctccctctcttcccctccctcctctaTAACGACGAGTCTCAAACTTCCCATACGTTGTGAGCAACAGATTGAGGTTGGCCCTACGTCTcgaaaaaagaaaaaggaaggaaaaaatACATTTGAAACCGACCTGCAAGACCGTCCCAAGTTGTTGGGACGACGGGTCGAGATTCCACCCGGAGACTAATGCGCTCGTTcctgacggcggcggggcaTTGTGGGTTTTGCGCATGATACAACCGATCTGCAACCACGGCGTCACTGCTTCATGTTTTCCCGAAGATTAACTCTCGCAATGGGAGCATGATTTCATCGTTCGAGAACACTCGGTAGAAACAGGATCCGCCTTCCGATGGACTTGTTGCTCGGGCGTcggttgttggtgttgggtGAGCGCTTTGTCCCTGTCCAAATATTTCTCGCGGCTTCTTGTGGAGGCTCATTTCGCCCGATGTTGGCGCACATCCATCACGGTTGTGCTTCGTGAGGCATTTCCGACAGCGAAACGCGAGCCGTCAAAACAAAACGCTGCAGGACGGAATCCAACGAGTTCCCGAGTCTCCGTAATTCTTCTGCCCCTCCGGTCCGAAGCTCAGCTTAGCTCAGCCCAGGCCGCATACCAAGACTCTGAGCTCGGTCGCCAAACGGCGCGTGTTATAGTACAAGTCCTTCTATGATACATGCCGTGACGGCGTCACGACGAAAAAGCTCCTTTCCCTACGAGCAGGGCGCAAGCAAACCACACCCCTTCGGCTTGGCAGCGCTGTTCTCACAAGACACCCCCGAGCCAGGCCTACAGCCTACCTGTACGCCGGTTCTGTTTATGATGCCGCACGAGTGGACTCCCGAATCCGTTGGGGAACCGTCCCGtctgatgatgatgagcaGCGAGGGGTGGGATAAAGTGTTGGCAGCACAGCCCCCTTACCCCTCAGCTACCAACGTCGAGCAAAGTGTGTTGCTGCTCTCCTCTACCGGATTTCCACACCTAGCTTTTCCACCAATTTCCGAGTTACCTCACTGTGTAACTCGTTGGTCTCCTCGTTGGTCAGGGTCCGCTCCAGACTTCGGTAGTTGATGCGATAGCACATGCTGCGCCTCCCCGTCTTGGGGTGCGTGAACTCGTCCACCAGCCGGACGTCCTCGGCCCTCTCGCCGGCGATGTCGCGTACAAGCTCCATAAAGTCGTTCTCGTGGAAGTCCTGCGTGTTGGCCTTGGTATTCCCTCCCGCCGCGGACGTGCTGCGGAGCCAGAATGACACGTCCTTGGGGCAGGCCGGGTGCTTGGAGAAGGGCACGAAGCGCTTCATCGAGTCCAGCTGGTCGGACACGCCCCTGAACTGGCTCAGGAACCTCTCGTCCTGCGACCAGAACAGGCGGATGTCGGGGATCTGGAAGAGGAGCATGGCGATgcgctcgaggccgatgccAAAGGCCCAGCCGAGCTGCTGCGGCACGCCGGCGTTGATACAGATATCCTGCTTGACCACGCCACAGCCCAAAACTTCGAGCCAGTCGCCGGCGTAGTAGACCTCGAGCTCCCACGAGGGGCTCGTGAAGGGGAAGTAGGCCTCCACCCAACGGACTCTAAGGGGCTCGTCCTTGTAGTTGGGATCCGccttcgcggcggcggccttggccctCGTAAAGATCTCGACAACCATGTTCTCGAGAGACCGCTTCAGGTGAGCGCCGAtggcttcggcctcggcggccgtgTGGTGACCCTCCTGCAGGGGATTCCGCTCCGCGTCGAAGGCAGGATGGGGgtcctcgaccttgacgTTGTGCTTCGGCAGCCGGTTGAGGTCCTCCCACACGGCGGCCgcgatgtcgccgccgggcACCTTGGTCCGGTCCCACATGCGGGCACCCTCCATCTGGTGGAAGACGGGGTAGTGGCTCCTGTCGATGGCATCGCGCCTGTAGACATCGGCGCTGATGAGGTAGCCGTCGCTCAGGTTCTTCTTGAACGTCTGCGCCTGATGGGCGCTGGTGTGCGTCCTCAGGAGCGTGTCCTTGTTGAAGTAGTAGGTGTCGGACTTTGCGCGGCCGGGGTGGTCGGCGGGGAAGCCCAGCGAGTCAAAGTTCTGGTGCGTCGAGACAACGGGGTCGAAGGAGTTGTGGTACTTGTACGTAGGCGCCGGGAACTGCGACTCGATAATCTGGCGGGTGATGTACACGGGATGGTCCTTTTGGAGGTGAAGCTTGCGCGAcgccgcgtcgaggacggtCTTCGGCACGTTGAACCAAGTGTCGGTCGGGATGGTCTGGCCGTTGACCTCGACGGTCTTCTTGGTCGGGGCCGGGAACTCTGCAATGCACAAGTTAGAACCAGCGCGATGTGTGGCTACGTCCGGGGGATCGATTCGGTCTGACCTGAGGAGTAGGCGCGCCGGCTACTCATCGACAAGGAAGCGAGCGCCTGCcattgacgaggaggagcagctcCGCGGCAGATGGCGCCACGAAAGCAGCTTCTCTGCCACTGCCTGCCGGCCAACCTCGGGACAAGCATTGTCGTGCGGTTGTGTGGTGGTTTAGGTATCTACGCCTTTGTCTGGATACAAAGGCCGTGGTGCTATGTTCTCATCACAGGTGCTGGGCTTCTTCGGTTGGGGCTGGGGATCGCGACGGGGTTCGAAAGCTGGCCGCGAAAGAGAGCTCCGGCCTGCTGCCGATCACAAGAAGTTCAGTTCGAGCAAGGGAAAAAGTTCCAGTACGGGACGCACGGGCCCCACGCAGAGGCTCGATGCTGCTGGACGGCCATCCACGGCGTCAGGCCCTGCCGACCCGGCGCAGGGGTCCGGTCCGGAGGACGTTTTTTGTGCATGGCACCCCTGCCAGCTTACAGGGCCATGACGCAGCAAATCGACGCAGCACTAGAGGCAATCAGCAGGTTCTGGTGCGTCAATCAGCCCAATTTCTTTGAGCCGAACAGAAGCGCCTCGTCAAGCCGAATCAGTAGAAAAGAAGTACCAAcggggaagggaaaaaaaagtaaAGATAAAAATTAGGTCGCGATACACCGAGCCGAATACTGGAACCActcggcttcttcctcccaCCACCCTCTCACTCACGCCTCAAGCAAGAAAAAAAGCCTCCCACCCACCATCTCACCGAAGTCGGCTTTATACTTTCGACGTCACCACACGGAAAAGAGTGACGTTCAGCACGCACCGCAACCCATACAGAATTGTTGACGCAGGGCTACCTTGGATATCGACTCTCCGTAATAAATCCGAGGTCTTCCACTCCTAATCTACTGTATTTTTTTGCGACGCAAGCTCCCACTTTGCGCCGCAGCGGGATGAGCTTGTCAGAGGAGACTGTATAGCTGCTGCAACGATGcagtccgccgccgccgccaacatgaTCGCTAGCAAAccggccgacgacgcaccctccgtgtcgtcgtcgccgtcgtcgccgttgcaGATGGGACAGGGCCAGGAGAAGCCGCAATCGCAGCTGAAGCAaacggcgacagcggcgacaacgaccccaaacaagaagaagattgAGCCGTCACTGAGATACCCCTTTTGGTTCGGAGGTAGCGCCAGTAGTATGGCCGCCTGCGTGACCCATCCTCTGGATCTAGGTAAGTAGAGATATCCTGCCGTCTGCTTGCTCTCCTAGCagtgtttttttttttttttttttttttgcacAATGAGCATAACTCGGCCATGTTGCGATGTTGGAGTTGCAGAGCTAACAATTTTCAGTAAAGGTAATGCGCTGCTCCCCAGGGAAACTAAAGACACACAACTCCCGGCGAACCCCCCCGCCCGCGACCACGAAGATCGAACTCAACCACAAAACCCCGTGAAAGCCATAGCAATGCAGCATATACTTACACAACGCCCCTCTAGGTCCGCCTGCAGGTCCGCCGCCCCGACGCGCCCAAGAACATGAGCGGCACCGTCGCCCACATCCTCCGCAATCACGGCGTCACGGGCCTCTACAACGGTCTCTCGGCGTCGCTCCTCCGGCAGATGACCTACTCCACTGTCCGCTTCGGCGCCTACGAGGAGATGAAGATCCGCGCGACCCGCGCCAACAACGGCAAGGCCCCGGCCTtccccgtcctcgtcgccatggcctcggccgccggatTCGTCGGCGGTATCTCgggcaacgccgccgacgtcctcAATGTGCGCATGCAGCAGGACGCCGCTCTCCCTGCCGCTGAGCGCCGCAACTACAGCCACGCCCTTGAGGGCATGCTGCGCATGGCTCGCGAGGAGGGCCTCATGAGTTGGTTCCGCGGCGTCCTGCCGAACAGCatgcgcgccgccgccatgacgGCCTCCCAGCTCGCCTCGTACGACACCTTCAAGGGCATGCTCATCCGCCACACCCCTATGGGCGACAACCTCACCACCCACTTCACCGCttccttcctcgccggcgtcatggCTGCCACCGTCACGAGCCCCATCGACGTCATCAAAACCCGCGTCATGTCCGCGAGCACCCAGGAGGGGCTGGCGCACACCCTGGCCAAGATCTACAAGGCCGAGGGCTTCGGCTGGATGTTCAAGGGCTGGGTGCCCAGCTTCCTCCGCCTTGGACCGTGagttctctctctcctcctcgtctccttccccttctccgTTTCATCTTTTTGTTCCCTCGCTCCTGCGATCCAACGCTAATCCGCCACCCAGCCAAACCATCTGTACATTTGTCTTTTTAGAAATGCACCGCAAGGTCTATAGAAAGGTCGCCGAtatcggcggcagcggcgaggaggcgTCTATCAAGGGATAGAGAAGCAGAAAAAGCAGACTCGTGTTGGGCCTGTTTGCTATACACAATAAGTGTTTCCATAGACTGGCGCTGCATTAGCATCATCAGCGTGAGCATCGTCTTGGGCATGATTGGGAGGCGTTGGATTAGAGGCAATTTGTTGCATTTGATAGGAGTCCAGGAGGGTTCATACACCCggaaaggagaaaaaaagatttTGGGTTGTTTCTCTTTGCATACACGAAGCATCGTTTCATGCGTGCGTGGTTCTGTATTAAGCAGTATTTGGggttctccttctcggccccTATATCACGCTACTTCTCGcacccccctctcttcttcgacctcggACTGGTTCTCTCCTCTTTTCATTTCTCCCTGGGTGTTTCACCCCTCCGAGGGCGTCTATGAGCCGGTCTCGGCTCATGATCTGAATGACGCCAGAAACCTTTGATCGAGAACCACAAAAgcccttccttctccttcctttCGAATGTTTCCTAGCGTGCTTGGCCCGGTCCTTGTTCAATTCAGCAAACCCAAGATATTTCTTGCTGGATTGGTTTAACCAGCTGATGCTCAAGCTAACATTTTTGCAAAAAGAAACCCTCGCAAACTCCAATTGCCGCCCCTTTCTTCGGGTGGTCTCATACATAAACGCCTTTTTTGTGATACGGTTTTGTTGTTTCCACTCAGTTCCAGCCAGACTGCCCGGATGCGCCGTAGGGAGTGGTAGTTGTGTAAGGCGTCGTCGCGCTGGCCCCCCACGAGCTCTGACCACCGCCATTGAAAGGGGTCGTGTAGCCCTGATCTTGCCAGGGGTTGCCGCCGTCCATATCCAAATTCGGGCTGCGAGGGCCATCAAAGTCGCccatgccgtcgtcgtccgcctcgcCGGTGAGAATGTGCAGCGTCAGAGCCAGCTTCTCCTGAAGGATTTTGATTCCCTCTTGGATGATCTGGTCGGGCTCGAGGCTGCCCACTCCCTCGACCTCAAAGTAGAACTTGCTAGGTACCGCGTCGTAGTCGAACGGCTCCCCTTCCTGAGGGGGGTCCTCCATCTTCGCGTACTTGCTTTCGGGCCTGCAACGCGAATCAGTCGTTGCGCACACCACACTGTGCCACACGGGCGTCACTTACCACTCAGCCTTGGCATCCTCCTCGAACCACATGTCCAAGTGGTGCAGCTTGTTGTGGGGGTCGTACtcgaagccgacggcggaCGTCGGCATCCACTTTGCGTGCTCTTTGGCGATTCCCTTCTTCGCGATACACGAGATCTTCAGCTCCTGCCCCTTGCGCAGCTTGCAAATCAGAGAGCCCTGTCCTTCCGggtcgaggatgacgggGTTTCCCACAGTGCCGTTTTGTCTGAAACTATCAACAATGAGATCGCTAGCGTAGACCTTCATGGTCTCGTCCGATGAACAGCGCGCGTGCAGTGTGAGTTTCACGCTGCAGTTGTCGCAGTATTGCTCGCAGTCGCAGTCTCGGGTGTAGAGCAGGCTGTTGACGTCCTTGGATTGGAGGGGGATCAGTCCCAGGCGATGGGCGATAAACTCGTCAGCGAGGACGGACGTGTTGGCCTCAATCTCGACCAGGTCGATGGCAATCACAGGGACCTCGGCTTGGATAACGCGACGCAGAGAGTTGGCGAAGGAAAGGTCGCAGTTAGAGAGATCGAAGTTAACGTGAATGTTGTCGGCCTAAACAGACGCCGGACTGTCAGTTTTCAAAGCCGCCAGCTTAGAGATGGAGGACAGAAGTACCCCCGAGATCTTGATCGACGGTCCTCCGGACTCGCCGTCCAGCAGCATCGGCTCGTAATCCATCGCGCCGCCTTTCTCCTTTTGAAGCCCGGTTTCAGTCAAAATTTCCTGAGAGCAATCGAGTGTCTGCAACAGCTAGTTTTCGTTTTTCGTTTGTTGTGAAGTGAGCAAAGACGCCTTAGATATC
Protein-coding regions in this window:
- a CDS encoding Calcipressin, whose amino-acid sequence is MESPKSDTRPIFSRRSTSSSKSLSLDLSSLPPLVQPTPPTNTLLFTNLNDTSIFRPDNLQTIRDLVLKTAPIHSWAPLKSFRRIVVSFFSEDDAIAVRRIWDGEAVMGERVRVYFGQPTPVEVTDRHLALPDAGKLFFISPPPSPPHGWEMKLEDAPNKMVHAEDLADALAKLHHRPTGIETPISPIDGSRQTRSRSSTLLYQPDVNGASPDLPAICLEDMTDEPMEFSPIDNQKPIMAHTSRPPVELMHHA
- a CDS encoding RNA polymerase Rpb3/RpoA insert domain-containing protein, with translation MDYEPMLLDGESGGPSIKISGADNIHVNFDLSNCDLSFANSLRRVIQAEVPVIAIDLVEIEANTSVLADEFIAHRLGLIPLQSKDVNSLLYTRDCDCEQYCDNCSVKLTLHARCSSDETMKVYASDLIVDSFRQNGTVGNPVILDPEGQGSLICKLRKGQELKISCIAKKGIAKEHAKWMPTSAVGFEYDPHNKLHHLDMWFEEDAKAEWPESKYAKMEDPPQEGEPFDYDAVPSKFYFEVEGVGSLEPDQIIQEGIKILQEKLALTLHILTGEADDDGMGDFDGPRSPNLDMDGGNPWQDQGYTTPFNGGGQSSWGASATTPYTTTTPYGASGQSGWN
- a CDS encoding Mitochondrial dicarboxylate carrier produces the protein MQSAAAANMIASKPADDAPSVSSSPSSPLQMGQGQEKPQSQLKQTATAATTTPNKKKIEPSLRYPFWFGGSASSMAACVTHPLDLGNALLPRETKDTQLPANPPARDHEDRTQPQNPVRLQVRRPDAPKNMSGTVAHILRNHGVTGLYNGLSASLLRQMTYSTVRFGAYEEMKIRATRANNGKAPAFPVLVAMASAAGFVGGISGNAADVLNVRMQQDAALPAAERRNYSHALEGMLRMAREEGLMSWFRGVLPNSMRAAAMTASQLASYDTFKGMLIRHTPMGDNLTTHFTASFLAGVMAATVTSPIDVIKTRVMSASTQEGLAHTLAKIYKAEGFGWMFKGWVPSFLRLGPQTICTFVFLEMHRKVYRKVADIGGSGEEASIKG
- a CDS encoding Phenylalanyl-tRNA synthetase encodes the protein MLVPRLAGRQWQRSCFRGAICRGAAPPRQWQALASLSMSSRRAYSSEFPAPTKKTVEVNGQTIPTDTWFNVPKTVLDAASRKLHLQKDHPVYITRQIIESQFPAPTYKYHNSFDPVVSTHQNFDSLGFPADHPGRAKSDTYYFNKDTLLRTHTSAHQAQTFKKNLSDGYLISADVYRRDAIDRSHYPVFHQMEGARMWDRTKVPGGDIAAAVWEDLNRLPKHNVKVEDPHPAFDAERNPLQEGHHTAAEAEAIGAHLKRSLENMVVEIFTRAKAAAAKADPNYKDEPLRVRWVEAYFPFTSPSWELEVYYAGDWLEVLGCGVVKQDICINAGVPQQLGWAFGIGLERIAMLLFQIPDIRLFWSQDERFLSQFRGVSDQLDSMKRFVPFSKHPACPKDVSFWLRSTSAAGGNTKANTQDFHENDFMELVRDIAGERAEDVRLVDEFTHPKTGRRSMCYRINYRSLERTLTNEETNELHSEVTRKLVEKLGVEIR
- a CDS encoding Tat pathway signal sequence — translated: MAGIIWNRGEEWREAWDFRFKWTEGHFTPDDLRPMMYTYDELGAKALDRLGEISPPTKAPHPGEKADAAPGPKPHRDLYALLRDNADSDETLGKLWAQVNTVPSWVDWAQVERGQQVFLRYGGPAMFALAFQSLVGGFGSRRVVETLARTGGFGINITRRRLLETFQHILEVTRDLGSVQPGGDGFASSVRVRLLHAAVRRRILALAAERPSYYDVHAWGVPVNDLDSIGTIISFSATLLWISLPRQGIYPTRAEKADYLALWRWVAHVMGTPTDTFASETRARAMMESLMVSEIEPSDTSRVLANNVLTALCNQPPSYASREFLAAETYWLNGSRLARALAVERPPLRYFLLVAGQCIFFMTVSYARRLFPNWDRSLNEKLQKALFGMVVHKTEIGALGEETKFEFKYIPTLDVTSTEADARPDHLARYAKGPAAGMSIRRRLQFAEWRSLAVLLLAVAAAGLLAWLGIRSASVLFRTLAGMTPLDL